A segment of the Vibrio sp. YMD68 genome:
CGATTCATCACCTACTGTCAGTGAAAGAGGTGATGGGGAGTAACCGAAGCGGCAATGGGCTTCAAATCCGAGTCAGTAAAGGTGCCATCAAAAAGTTACAGAAACAACGCTCAACTCAGCATTCACTTTACAGCCTGACTAGGTTTTTGCTCACCCGTTACCAGGAAGCACAGATCTCGGTAGAAAAGAGTGACGATTGGCTCTCATATCTCTTCGAGGAATACAGTGTGGATAATGTTACGGTGAGAGACATCGATGAGGTAATAAATGTTCCGAACATTGGACCTGTCGTGGTGACTCATCATGCACTGGATCGGTTTGTGGAACGGCTTTCAGACGGCGTACCTAAGCATCCTTGGAAGGCTTTGTGCTCAAAGCTGCTATGTTCGGGGCTAACTAAAACTCAGTTGCCAGAAAACGTCGCTATCCAAAAAGCAAAAAAATATGCCCAAGAGGCCGAGTTCTGGCAGCATGTGGGGAGCAAAATGTACTTTGTCATGGTTCCAAGTTGCTCAATTAAAATTTTGGTTACGGTTATTGCAGTAAAGTGAGCTAACGTAGTATTCGAAGTTTCTGAATATTGCTTTATGTGCCAGAAGTAGACGTTAGAGGTCTACCTTGAGCACTGATCTGGTCGATTCATCTTTTCCTTTTTTGAACTGCACGATCCATACGTTTTCAGTTTTTCTTTGTGATGGTTGCCTGAATTTCAAAAATCCTATATATTTTTTAGTGGCGCTAGCCACACTTGCACACGAGTGAAAAACAGCAAATTGACCTGAAAAGGCGTATAGAGAACCCAATATTTACTTAAATTTTAATTATACATACATGGCTTGAGAGATCATGTTGTAATCGTGTGTAGCAATGATTGATAACGGTTAATAACTGTCTCAAGCATATGGATATGTATATGAAAAGTTTAAAACCCATCATTTTTACGGCTCATTCTGAGTTAAAAACAGCAATTCCATCAATAAAGAAAAGCCATTTATACGAAGCGTTCGCAGCATTTTGCGGCTTTAAAAGCTACGCGGCATTTCAAGTTGCCTCTGAATATAGAGTTGAAAACCTTGAGATCGCAAATAGACAGTGCTTTGAGCGCTTGCAAGCTTTGGATTTTGATGCAGGTGTTACGCTTCAAGTATGCCAGCGAATCCAGCAAGCTTGGGAGCAATTTAACATTATCTCTTTAGATGATGTTTATGCATTTTATGCTGAGGCTTCTTTTGAAGAAGCATTAGGTGAAACACGAATGCTAGGTGTTTTAACCTCATTCATAGATGCAAATGACTCAGAAGCGATATTGGTTGGTCTTGTTGTAGCTGCGACATTATTGGCTGAATATGAAGGCAATCCGGATAACAGAAGTGGCGAGTTCTGGTATAACAAAAAACTAGCTGGTCATTCGCTTAATGTAATTCAGTCTGACGTTGCTGAGCAATACCAGAAAATCGTCCCTTATCGAGAGCTTTTAACGCTGGTATTAAAGAAATTTGAAAACAGTAATGATGCGGTATTTCCAATTCCTTCATCGTTGAAACCAATCTATGATCAATGTGGTGACGGCCATAGCCACTGCTGGAGTGGCTATTTTTATGATGATCCTTATGTTGTGATTGAGGCTATTGGATATGCTTTGCATTGTCATGACGAAGATGAGCCAGTAATCCCAATTAGTTTTTATCTTGATTGGCTAAAAGCTGAAATGATTGTTGCTCCGTCACGCGAAGGGTTGATTGAAATAATCGAAGCTACGATTAGTGAAACTGAAAAGTGGTTTTGGTATTACGTTGGTCTACAGGATGATATCGACGTAACCAAAGATTGTTACAGGGCAATCAATGCTGACACTGGTGAAGATTATGATGATTATGGGCCAGCAGTAGCTGTTGGCGATGACGGTGTAGCGCTTCCAATTATTTCTGACGACTTAAAACTTAAACTAAAAACTGTTGCTCAAAAGCTTATCTCTTAATCTTTGAGATAAAAGTGATGGCTATGCTGAGGCTTAGCCTTTCGCTCAAAGCGTAAAATCATATCTTTTGTTCATTAACGTTAGCTGTTGTTACTAGTCACAACAGCTAGTCAGAAACACACACAATTCCTTCATCTATCTGGCCAATCGCTCTTACCGGGATCATTAGCATGTTAGCTCTATGAAATTTTCTGGAGCTGACAATGAGAACGCCTTTGTTACCTTGGTTTATCCTATGGGTGACCATCCCAATCATTATTTTCTTTCTATTCATCTTACCCGCCTATGCCAGTGACGAGCCATTCTATCAGCGTGGTCAGGAAGGCTGGTTTTGGTATCAGGTCATTCCTGAGCCAGCGGAGGCTGAAGAGCTTATTAAGCCGGAATCTGGTGCGGCAGAGTCGAGTCAGAGCGGGCTAAAGCCTTTCAGTGCTGCCTGGTTTCGTGAGCACATGCAGTCGTTCATGGACAAGGCAATTGATGAGCCGACGAATGAGAACGTCAGAGCCTATCTATATCTCCAGCGCGTCATGATGGATAAGGGCTCACAGTTTGCTGATGTTAGTCAGCAGGTAGTCATGGGCGATCCAGTTTTGGATGAAATCAGTCGCAGACCCTTGGCTACCTATGCTGCCAATCGGATGGATCGAGAAGCTGGCGCTCAACGAGATATTGCTTTAGGTGAAGTAGCAAAACGGGCTGGCTTATTCTTCTTCTATCGTTCTGATTGCCCTTACTGCCATGCTCAAGCGCCTATCATCGAATCAATGGCTTTGAACTATGGTTTCGAGGTGTTTGCTATTGCAGTCGATGGCTTGCCTTTACCGGGTGGAGAGTTTCATAATTACAAAGTCGATTCAGGACAAGCTCAATCCTTGTCCGTTACGACTGTCCCTGCCGTGTTCTTAGTTGATCCGCCTAATGTCATCACTCCGATTGGCCAAGGCGCAATGAGCCTTGATGAGCTCAATAATCGAATCATTCTTGCAGCCCATCAAGCCGGTTGGATTGACGATCAAACTTACTATGCCACCAGACCTGTTCAACCCGGCGTGTCACTCGCGATGTCAGCCCAAGAGCTTAACGAAAAGATATTACAGGACCCTGAGTTCCTTGTTCGCTATCTGCGTGCACAAGGAGGGTTATAACAATGAAAAAAGTATTCCGAGTATCGCTAATCGCCTGTGCGATTGGTTTTTCGTCTATGAGCCAAGCAAGCTTGCAACAGGAGATGAACCAGTTATTTGGTTCAATGACCAACAGCACTGCGCCTGGTGTATTCGAGAGTCAGCGGCGTGGCGTTATATCTGGCGGAAGTGTTGTTGTCCGTAACAGAATCATGAACGAAAACCTCGTCTCTATGGTGCCTCCGTCATTCCAAGCTGGTTGTGGCGGCATTGATATGTTCGCAGGAAGTTTGTCATTTGTTAATGCTGATCAGTTCGTTCAATTGCTTCGCTCTGTAGCGGCAAATGCCAAAGGGTACGCATTCCAATTGGCGCTCAGTGCTATGTGTGAGAAATGCTCTCAGCACATGGAGACACTGCAAAAGAAAATCCAGCAGTTGAACGAGTATTTCGGCAATTCCTGTCAAATGGCTCAGGGAGTCGTGAACGATACCCTGGCTGCTTTTGGTAAAAAGGGGCAAACAGAAGCCAGCATGTTGAGCTCACTTAAAGGGGCTGGAGACGTTTTTACCAGTTGGAGTGAGTCCAATGGTAAGAACCCATATGAGAACGCTTCGAGTGTCGCGGCATCAGATGTAAACAGAACGATTAAAGGTAATTTGGTTTGGCGAGCACTGAAACGTCATTCGGCATCAAGCTGGTTTGCATCGGGGGATGACCGTTTTCTTGAAGCGGTTATGTCGGTGACTGGTTCGATTATCGTTGGTGATTTAGCGAATGCCGCTGATGGCCAAGGTAAAGCCCCAAAACTGACCAGACTGAATGGCAATAAAGTGACTATTGAGCATTTAATTCATGGCGGTAACGTCGCTATGTACCGATGTGACACAGTGACGCAAGACGGTTGTTTGAACCCGACAATCACTAACGTGACCCTTACCGGGTTATCAACTCAGGTAGAAAATTTACTTCTTGGTACAGGTTCTAGTAACGGCATTATTTTTAAATTTGCTCGAAATACAGGGGCTGCTAGCACCACCGAAAAGGCTTTTATGACCTCGGCTCCCGCGAGCATTGGCGGCATGATTCGAACACTTTCTGCATTAAATGAAGGGGCCGCTAGGTCTTTTGCTTCACGAGCAGCACCATTTATTGCTGTTGAGATGGCCCGGGCATTGGTTGAAGACATGCTCAACGCAGCTAGAAGCACATCTGGTGTGGAAGATCATGCCTATGCGAAGTTGTTAACCGAAGACCTTGAACGTGCACGTCGCCAAATCAATGAGGAGTACGCTGCGTTGCAGCGAAGATACGGCTCAGAGCAAGAATTGCTGGCGCATTTTAACCAGGTGATTCAGACCATTCGCAAACAGCGTTATTACACCGTTAAATCTACGGCGCTGGGGGAATAGGTCATGTGGGAAATCTATTCCATCGGGGATTCGGCTTTTTTAGAGCAGGTCCTGAACGCTGTCGCGATGATCACTGGTACAGGCGATTTTACTTCAATGGTTCGGATTGGCTTGCTCATTGGGGTATTGATGGTCTCTGTTCAGGCCTTAATGCAAGGCGGTCGTGGGATTAACTTTCAACACGTTTTAGTCTCATGGCTAGTCTTTGCAACCATGTTTGGACCCAGTACCCGAGTGAGCATTGAGGATGCGTACACGGGACAAGTTCGAGTGGTTGATAATGTGCCCATCGGTGTTGCTGCCGCAGGCAGTACGATTTCGACTGTTGGCTTTCAAATCACGCGATTGTTTGAAACTGCGTTCTCAACTCCCGCCATGACGGAATACGGCTTTGCATCCAGTTTACAGTCACTGATTAAAGTGAGAAAACAGGTGATGGATCGCTCTGGGTTGGGTGATGCAAATCGTGTCGGTGGCTCAGATATCGAGCAATCGTGGTTTAACTATATCAAAGAATGCACCTTGATTGGCATCGACATCGGCCAAAAGAACCTAGATCAGGTGCTGAGTGATCCTAACCCGATGACTGCGATTAGGTTTGATTCGCGCATATATGGCACACGCATCATGCTCAGTGGTAGCAGTAGCGATCTGGACTGCACCGATGCCTATAGCCAACTGAAACTCATGACAGAATCAACCTTCATTCCAAGGCTTAAACAGGTTTTGTCAGCCTCATTGGGGACTTCGTCAGCAACGGATACTGATGACGTGATCCGAAATGCACTGAATAACCTTGGTTTGGCTTCAGTTAACACTCAAGAGTACATGACCGCGTCGGTGCTTTTGCCTATTTATGAGCAAAGCGTGACAGGCAAGTATATGGATGATCAAGCTTTCACCGCAGCCGTCATGGTTAACCAAGCGATTGAGCAGCGCAATACGCAATGGGCGGCGGAGCAGACCCTGTTCCAAAGTATCGTTCGTCCGATGATGACGTTTTTTGAGGGGTTCATTTACGCCATCACCCCATTGATGGCCTTTGTGATTGCCCTTGGCCAAATCGGGATGCGAATGGCCGGGAAGTACTTGTTAATCCTGCTTTGGATTCAACTTTGGATGCCTGTCATGGCCATCATTAACCTATATATCCATTTAACTGTTGCTGGGAAAATGTCGGCTCTTGATGCCTTTGCAGGTACAGAAGTGCCATCTTTTGCTGGGATGATGCAGATGGATTCAGTGCTGCAAACCTGGATAGCTACTGGCGGCATGTTGGCGTCGAGTGTTCCGGCGATTTCGCTCATGCTCGTGTATGGCTCAGCAATAACCGCTACCCACTTGGCTGGACGTCTTCAAAACGGTGATGCCATTGATGAAAAGATGGCAAGTCCAGATGTCGCGAAAAATGCCCCGGTGATGCAATCACAGTCAATGTTCCAAAATTCAGCCCTCACTGGTTCTGCTATGACCGGCGCGTCAAACCTACTTAGCAGTTTCTCTGTCGGAAATGCGGTGGGTTCAATGGTCGGCTCTGCAAAAGAATCCATGACTCAGGCAACTCAAGCCTTTAGCCGTCAAGTTGGCAATACCATGAGCCGAACTTTTGGTGAAAAGCTAAGTTACGACAACCTTTCTTCGGTTGGACGTCAGATTGGTTCTTCTAATTCCGCATCTAGCGCCGTTGTTAATCAGGTCACTGATGACCTGCAAACACGGTATGGTTTCGGAGACGATAAAAAAGACGCTGTACGTGGCTTGGTATCGGGCGTGTTATCGGGAGGCCTTAGGGTCGGTGGAGATGGAACCATTACAAATACCGGTGATAAAGAAGTAGCAGATAAAGGGTTCTTGGGAAGATTACTTGGTACAGGGGGGAATGACTCTCCACAAGGTAACCTACCAGGAGTGGATAAGCCTGAATCATCAAGAGTGCCAAAAATATCACGGTTACGAGCAGGCTTGGATTTAGGTGGTAACTTTAGTGGCCAAGTTGAGTCGTCAGAGGGCAGTTCTCGGTCAACGACCGCAAATACGCTCACTGGGGAGATGCAAAGCTTGGCATCAAGTGATTCACGACGTGCTGAGTATCGCGATGCAATGGTTAAGGACCTTTCAGATTCAAGACGTTCTGGCGTTGAGATGTCGTTGTCTAACCAAGACTATCAGTCACTTCAGAGTTCAGCACAAGACGTTGTCACGGCATCAAACCGCTTTAGTGAGCTTGATCAGGCCAGCTACAGTCTATCAGGACAAAGAAATACTGATGGTGCGACGTTAACCCGATTAGCGGCGGATAATCCTGAAGTCATGGATTATTTAGGTCGCTATATGAACCAGCATGTTGAAGCCGGTAACCGATTACGTGAAAACCTTCCAATTTATCAGCGCTTGCTACCTGATGATAATCAGGCGTATGTGGCCGCAGCTATGGAGTCTTTAACCTATAGCAACTCCTCAACGCCCGCTGAACGAGACAATGATTATCAAGCAGCAATGACTGTTATGGCCATGGCTACTGGAGCCGATTTACGATCAATTCAACCGCGCTCAAATGAAGGCTTGTCATCAGCTGCACCTACTTTTGGTGGCACTCAAAGCCAAGTGGAATCGGGGGTATTGGGCGGCTACGAGGATGCTGCTACTGTTCAAACGCAGTTCAATTCGGCTCAATCTGCTTACCAAACCAATCTGTCTGGTGTAGATGGACAGCTGAATGCGCATCAGCAACAAGCCAAGCAGGCCGTAGCTTCTGACACAAGCACCTATCAATCTGGACTAAACAGTGAAGCTGGCTCTCAGTGGCGATCTCGCATTATGGCTGATGATAGTGGAGTTTCTGGTGCTGAAATGTTCTTCAACAGCGCCAGTGCTATTGGTGATTTCAGTGGCAAGCATACTGATGCAGCACTGCATACCTTGAATCACTTTGGCGAAGACTATGAGAGTTACAAAGAACAAGCGCTTGAAGATCCTGGCTCACGAGGTTTCTTGCACAATGCAACGGTGGCCAGCAAATCAACATGGGATGGGTTAAAAGCAGCCGTTGATGCAGGAACCTCTTTAGAAAATCCTTTGACGGCGTTTAATGATGCATACAGTGGATCGAGTTCGCAGTATGCCTCCGAAGTTAACTGGGGCACTAAGTCTGAAGCCATGTTGGCTGGGGCATTCGGTGCGGCAGTTAACAATCGATATGGTGAGTTCTTAGAACAGTACGCCGATGATTTTAAACAGGAGGCATACAGCGAAGGGCAGAGAATGGGATTGACCCCGATTCAAAGTCAAGTGTTCGCTCAAGCTTTCAATGAAGGTTTGGCGGGGCGCGTTTTCAACTCTGAAGACTCATCGAGTTGGTCGCCTGAAATGCTTGGCCTAAGGGAACAAATGCTAAATGAGTATCGTCAAAAGGATGAGAGTGGCGCTTACATCCCCGACAGTGTGTCCGAAGAAGATAAAGCATTTGTGGATAAGCAGATAGCTGTGATCTCAAATGCATCGCTTGC
Coding sequences within it:
- a CDS encoding thioredoxin family protein, which encodes MRTPLLPWFILWVTIPIIIFFLFILPAYASDEPFYQRGQEGWFWYQVIPEPAEAEELIKPESGAAESSQSGLKPFSAAWFREHMQSFMDKAIDEPTNENVRAYLYLQRVMMDKGSQFADVSQQVVMGDPVLDEISRRPLATYAANRMDREAGAQRDIALGEVAKRAGLFFFYRSDCPYCHAQAPIIESMALNYGFEVFAIAVDGLPLPGGEFHNYKVDSGQAQSLSVTTVPAVFLVDPPNVITPIGQGAMSLDELNNRIILAAHQAGWIDDQTYYATRPVQPGVSLAMSAQELNEKILQDPEFLVRYLRAQGGL
- a CDS encoding conjugal transfer protein TraH produces the protein MKKVFRVSLIACAIGFSSMSQASLQQEMNQLFGSMTNSTAPGVFESQRRGVISGGSVVVRNRIMNENLVSMVPPSFQAGCGGIDMFAGSLSFVNADQFVQLLRSVAANAKGYAFQLALSAMCEKCSQHMETLQKKIQQLNEYFGNSCQMAQGVVNDTLAAFGKKGQTEASMLSSLKGAGDVFTSWSESNGKNPYENASSVAASDVNRTIKGNLVWRALKRHSASSWFASGDDRFLEAVMSVTGSIIVGDLANAADGQGKAPKLTRLNGNKVTIEHLIHGGNVAMYRCDTVTQDGCLNPTITNVTLTGLSTQVENLLLGTGSSNGIIFKFARNTGAASTTEKAFMTSAPASIGGMIRTLSALNEGAARSFASRAAPFIAVEMARALVEDMLNAARSTSGVEDHAYAKLLTEDLERARRQINEEYAALQRRYGSEQELLAHFNQVIQTIRKQRYYTVKSTALGE
- a CDS encoding conjugal transfer protein TraG N-terminal domain-containing protein, which gives rise to MWEIYSIGDSAFLEQVLNAVAMITGTGDFTSMVRIGLLIGVLMVSVQALMQGGRGINFQHVLVSWLVFATMFGPSTRVSIEDAYTGQVRVVDNVPIGVAAAGSTISTVGFQITRLFETAFSTPAMTEYGFASSLQSLIKVRKQVMDRSGLGDANRVGGSDIEQSWFNYIKECTLIGIDIGQKNLDQVLSDPNPMTAIRFDSRIYGTRIMLSGSSSDLDCTDAYSQLKLMTESTFIPRLKQVLSASLGTSSATDTDDVIRNALNNLGLASVNTQEYMTASVLLPIYEQSVTGKYMDDQAFTAAVMVNQAIEQRNTQWAAEQTLFQSIVRPMMTFFEGFIYAITPLMAFVIALGQIGMRMAGKYLLILLWIQLWMPVMAIINLYIHLTVAGKMSALDAFAGTEVPSFAGMMQMDSVLQTWIATGGMLASSVPAISLMLVYGSAITATHLAGRLQNGDAIDEKMASPDVAKNAPVMQSQSMFQNSALTGSAMTGASNLLSSFSVGNAVGSMVGSAKESMTQATQAFSRQVGNTMSRTFGEKLSYDNLSSVGRQIGSSNSASSAVVNQVTDDLQTRYGFGDDKKDAVRGLVSGVLSGGLRVGGDGTITNTGDKEVADKGFLGRLLGTGGNDSPQGNLPGVDKPESSRVPKISRLRAGLDLGGNFSGQVESSEGSSRSTTANTLTGEMQSLASSDSRRAEYRDAMVKDLSDSRRSGVEMSLSNQDYQSLQSSAQDVVTASNRFSELDQASYSLSGQRNTDGATLTRLAADNPEVMDYLGRYMNQHVEAGNRLRENLPIYQRLLPDDNQAYVAAAMESLTYSNSSTPAERDNDYQAAMTVMAMATGADLRSIQPRSNEGLSSAAPTFGGTQSQVESGVLGGYEDAATVQTQFNSAQSAYQTNLSGVDGQLNAHQQQAKQAVASDTSTYQSGLNSEAGSQWRSRIMADDSGVSGAEMFFNSASAIGDFSGKHTDAALHTLNHFGEDYESYKEQALEDPGSRGFLHNATVASKSTWDGLKAAVDAGTSLENPLTAFNDAYSGSSSQYASEVNWGTKSEAMLAGAFGAAVNNRYGEFLEQYADDFKQEAYSEGQRMGLTPIQSQVFAQAFNEGLAGRVFNSEDSSSWSPEMLGLREQMLNEYRQKDESGAYIPDSVSEEDKAFVDKQIAVISNASLAGDYAQNNLIDIRAYNQASGRN